From Pithys albifrons albifrons isolate INPA30051 chromosome 31, PitAlb_v1, whole genome shotgun sequence:
GGAGAGGTTGTTGGGGGGTCGAGGAGGTTCCTGTGCCCAGAAAAGGGGGGTCGAGGAGATGTCAGGGTAAAGAAAAAGGGAGCTTTGAGTGTGGGAGAGGCaagatgggtgggaaagggcGTTGAGGGGGGTCTTGTAGTCCTGgagtgacttactgagccagccggatcctcacaagtctctgggaccagacgggatccatcccaggcgcatgagggagctggcagaagagcttgccaagccactctccatcatcttccaacagtcctggctctctgaggaggtcccagatgattggaagttggcaaatgtcactccaatccacaaaaagggctgcaaggctgaccctggcaactccaggcctgtcagcctgacctccgtgcctggcagggttatggagcagttcatcctgagtgcaatcacacagcaccttcaggatggacaagggatcagacccagccagcaggggtttaggaggggcaggtcctgtctgaccacATGATcactttttatgatcaggtgacccacctggtggatgaggggaaggctgtggatgtgtctatctggacttcagcaaagcctttgacactgtctcccataatatactcctggaaaagctggtagcccatggcttggacaagtgtaccctctgctgggttaggagctggctggagggccgggcccagagagtgctggtgagcggagctgcatccagctggggctggtcaccagtggtgttccccaggggtcagtgttgggtccagtcctgtttaacatctttattggtgatttagatgaggggattgagtccatcatcagcaaatttcctGATGAccccaagttgggagggagtgtcgacctgctggaaggcaggagggctctgcagagggatctggagacACTTGaaagatgggctgattccagtgggatgaagttcaacaaggccaagtgccgggtcctgccctttggccacaacaaccccctgcagcgctccaggctgggcacagagtggctggagagcagccaggcagagggacctgggggtactaattaacaggaagctcaacatgagccaacagtgtgcccaggtggccaagaaggccaatgggatcctgtcctggatcaagaatagcgtggccagcaggcccagggcagtgacccttcccctgtacttgCGTTGGTGAtaccacaccttgagtgttgtgttcagttctggtcccctcagttcagaaaggatattgaggtgctggagcggggccagagaagagcaacaaggctggagaagggactggagcacaagccctatggggagagactgagggagctcaggttgtttagcctggagaagaggaggctcagaggtgacctcattactgtctataactacctgaagggaatttccagccaggtgggggctggtctcttctcccagacactcagcaataggacaagggggcacgggctcaagctctgccaggggaaatttaagttggatatcagaaaaatttctttgcagagagagtgctcagggattggaatgggctgcccagagaggtggtgtattcaccatctctggagatttttaaacgcagattggacgtcgcgctgagtgccatgatctgggaaatggactggagttggaccaacggttggatttgatgatctcggaggtcttttccaacccaatcgattctatgattctatgaggatctgtggtgtcacaatgtccccttttgttccatgaggctctgtggtgtcacaatgtccctttggttccatgaggttctgtggtgtcacaatgtcccttttgttccatgaggttctgtggtgtcacaatgtccccttggttccatgaggttctgtggtgtcacaatggccctttggttccatgaggttccacactgcacttgcaggaacacacatgggtggatgttgccccacctgcagagctgcctccagctctggggtcccagcacagggaggacatggagctgttggagagagtccagaggagaccaccaggatgatcagagggatggagcagctctgccatgaggaaatgctgagagaactgggattgttcaacatggagaagagaaggccaTGGGGTGACCAAATTGTgtccttccaggacctgaagggagctaacaagaaagatggagagagactatttacatgggcctggagtgacaagaacaagagggaatggcttcacacagatagataaagtaaacaatttataaatggcggaggaactggacttcaccaacaatcatgaagtttatagtgaagaccttttattacacaaagcacacagtttatatagggttaggactacagcttattggctaaaagagttaacacaccaccacaccagatacttcaattggttaaagcctctctctcacaagtcccatgtttatattatttcatcctggctgttttcgtgcccctgcagagtcctgtgaattcctactatgtgaattcttgaggagtaacctcctccctatcagccagcagcagctgagctccttgctgcctctggctgatagctcagtctcagAGGGTgttctatagatctgaattgctcacttttgattttactgtaacaacagatAGAAGGAAGGGATAgatgagatattgggaagaaattctttatgttAAGGGTGGTGagtgcctggcacagattgGTCAGAGGAGTTCTGGctcccccatccctgaaagttgGTCAAGGCCAGTTTGATTGCACtgctgagaaacctggtctggtggaaggtgtccctgtccatggcaagggcttggaatgagatgctctttaaggtctctcccaacccaatccattctgtgattctgtgactggtgggGGATGTCATGGTCAGGCCCATcttgggcacagggacactgaatGGCAGAGTTTTCCATGGTGGGTGAAGGAAAGAGtgggcagcagaactgacaccttgGATTGACGGCAGGCAGACTTTGTCCTGTTTGGGAGAATGATTGATGGAATCCCTTGGGAGTCAGTCCTGAAGGGCACAGAggtccaggaaggctggaggtgctttaagaaggaaatctcCAAtctccaggagctctgtgtgAGGAGTAAGAAGAGGGGGTTCATTGTGAGTGGGATAACATAGAAGTGAGAGGTTTGGAGATCAGAGCAAGGGGTACCAATTGAAGGATGTTTAATGTTAATTCAAAGTTCTGTTTGAATGTTAATTCAAAGGTCTCTTTGACTGCTCATGATAAATGGGGTTGGGCTTTCAGGGGGGATAGTTTGCCATCTTCAAAGGGTTTTCCATCTAGGTCAGTTAGGCCAAATTGGTGGGAAGGCTGTGAGGCAACGGTCCCAATcaggggctgttgtcaggggTCTGTAACCGGTGACAGGGACTGAGGGGGGGCCAGTCACACCAATCAGCACCGATGGTGAGTGGGAGGACAAGACAAGCTGGTAACATGGAATCAGCGGGCGGGATGCCAAAGATGGACAAGGGGGGGTTGGGATGAGCCACccagaggggagagaaggggcaTGGCAGGCAAGAGTATAAATGTCCCAACCCCCCTCCCAGCGTGTGCTCCCCGGTGGCAACACTGTGTCGGGGCACCCTGTGCCTGCACAGCTTGGCCAGTAAagccttttgttttgctttctcaaaCCCGTCTCTGAAATTTCTTTGAAACCAGATTTTCTGACACTCTGCCCATGTGCCCTAACACAAGCCAGGGGGCAAAAAGCACATCTTGGTTAAACACAGAacttaggctggatatcaggtTAAAAAATGAGAGTGCATCAtctcttggacaaggaacagaAAACTCAGAGGGACTACATGTGGTGAGGTTGTGTAGGTGGAAAATTTGAAGGGGCAAAGACAAACTGTAACTGAATTTGGCCActgcagtaaaagaaaacaaaataaaatgtctctTAATCAATGGTCAGCAaaaggagggctcaggagagtctccaccctttgctggatgcagagggcaggacagtgctgggggaggaggaaaattTGAGAGACTTAAGGCCTtccttgcctcagtttttaaCCTCCAACCTACTTGTCTTCAGGATACCCAGGTCCCAGGTCTGAAATTTGGGGATGAGAAGCTGAGTGAAACCCCCACAATCCAAAAGGAAATTGAATTGTGAGTGACTTGCTCTGCCAGTGAGACCCTCACAAGTCCCAGGGCCCAGATGAGATGCCCCTCAGTCTCTGGAAGTGCTCAGATGGTGTCAGGATATGGCTTTTGAAATACAATTTAGGGGTGTTTatggtggtgctgagctgacagttggactagaagatcttgaaggtctctttcaaccttgatgattctgtgactctctaACCTGTCATCAATGTTGCCAGGATTGTGCTCCAACAAAATCCTGGGGATGTTTTCTCAGTCATGTCCCTCAGcgggacccattagcactacaagaaactttaTAGTTTGAATCTCACTTTGGCTTCTCAAGAGgtttctgcagctttcctgAGGGACTGTGATTCAaagactcagcaccaaaccccccagagtGTCAtgaaatgccctgggctgttgctgtgctgctgagctgggccgggctcctggcacacagggagctcctggcaagcgggcagtgctgcagagagacagctctgcccaggagcagctcctgtgcacagcccagcagggctcagggcactgcctgcagacacccagggcacagcagagaagggacagaggtgagaggcagcctgggctgggaggtgaCTGAGCTCTCACTACAGGAAAAACCTTCACAGTTTTTCTGTGAATAATTTTCTCACTGGAGGAAAGTTAaatttcccttcctgcaggaatctcctaaagctggcacatcccacagcatctgggatctttcagaaggactctCACAGTTCCTTTAGTGGAGAGGAGGTGGCcatatggcagagcagggcaggacctgcaggcagcaaagggcagacaagagaagtgagaaagaggTTAAAAAGATCCTGGCATAGGAGGAGAGGTGAGAGCTCATCAGGGGAGAAACcttcacagccctttgccacggtaagtctctggctgcagagcagtgcaggtgagttTCTGGAAGTGTCTCTTCCACCTGCCAAATGCCACCACTGACAGGACCTGTCAGGATGGCTGtcctggatttcctggtgtgCAGCAGGAGAACATGACCAAAACAGGACTTGCCTGCTGCACCAtcagaggcacagggcaagAAGGTTGCCTTCTTGTAAGGATGGTTGTGGGGTGTGAGATTGGGAGTGTAGGCAGGGGTGCCCAGgtctgtggtgcagagcagggtcctgcagcccagggctctgtgtgctggggcagggactctgctgcctgccagggtcagctcagcccagccaaGGAGCTCCCCATGGCCCTGCATGGAGAAGGTGTGGATGGGAGGAGTGACTCcctcatggcagggcagggatgagcagggcagggatgggcagggcagggcaggtcctTCAGCTGCAATGGCTCTGGGCTTCTCTCAGCTTCAGCTCGACCTCCTGCCATTTCCAAGGGCACTTCTCAGGAAGCACATCCACTCAGAACACCTTCCCCCTCTTCAGCCACATCAACTTGTCTGGGATCTGCTCTTCAGCCCCTGcacatgcagagctgcccctgggcagtggggtgggcatgggctgtgtgagcactggagggagctgagccgggcacagggaggcagctgctggcaggaacagctcctcactgcagagacaggcagggagggagagggaactGCTGCCACaaatgctggggaggggcatgtgggcacctccctgctgtccctgtggcacACAGGCCTTCCCTGATCAGCTCCTCCCcgggctcctttcccagcctaagcagagtccctgccctcAGGCCCATGGGGGCTCAGGTGtgcattgccctgcagcagcagagcccaggaaagGACAAGGTGCTGAATtcttctgtctctgtgtgctTCCTGCTGCCTTGGCAGGACTACCGTGGCATTTCACTGCcattcctctctttcctttggTGTCCTTGTTCTCACCATTGGCTTTTTTGAGCCATTGTGGGGGACTGGGGGTGGCAGGTTCAGTTCATGTTCAGGCACAAACCATTTGGGTCCTGCTCTGGGATGTGTCTGTGGGAGCAAAGTGCCCAAATCCTCTCCATGCAACTTTAGGACATTCAGCTGCTTCTgtggtgtcctgcagagctgcagggtgcCCTCCAGAagggcacagctctcccacagTATCTATGTGCTCTAGGATCCCATGGAGAAATATCTCCATGTTAATCCATGGAAATGCAGCTTGGCAACTGCaatgatttttctgtgcttcagtGTGGGAGGGGAGAGACAAAAAAGCTGAGGAGTTTGTTAATTCTGCTCTTTGGCCCTGAAGTCCTGgattcctctgctctcccccgtgtgcagtttcttttttaggAGAACAGTTGAGTGTGATGCTGATCCAGATCCAAGGTGCCAGCACGGGGCAGCTGAGAACAGCactggtgggcagagcagctcttctcTCCTCACTAACAGAGCCTTCCTTTGACCCGCAGGACCCACATGACTTGACCTGCAGTGCAGTAGGAATGGCAGGGATTTCAAACATCCACAACCACTGAGAACTGTGATGGGTGCAACTGGATCAACAAACACAAAGAATTCCTTCAGatcaatttttcatttgtcCAAAATTTGAACAACTCTTTGATGTACCACAAGTCCATTTAGTTTGAGATCACCCTGAATTTCAAGTGAACTCTCTCTCCAGAGGAAGGACTCCACAGGAGCCCATTGCAGGGTCCCTGCTTCCAATGCCCCAAAACCCAGAGATCAGGGCAGGGGGTTGCAGAGACCtgttcttacaaaaaaaaaaaaagaccctgaATATAGAGTTGCCATGAGACATGCAATATGTTTTGCTAATAAAGTCTGACTTAACTCAggtctgccttttccttctcaacAGATAACCACACCCTGAGGTAGCcaatgcccaacagcagctccatcagccacttcctcctcctgccattggcagacacgcggcagctgcagctcctgcacttgtggctctttctgggcatctccctggctgccctcctgggcaacggcctcatcatcagcgccgtagcctctgaccaccacctgcacacccccatgcacttcttcctgctcaacctgtccctcacagacctgggctccatctgcaccactgtccccaaagccatgcacaactccctctgggacaccagaACCATCTCCTATGCAGGGTGTGCTGCAGAGACCTTCTTGCTTATCTTCTTTCTCAGAACAGAGCTttctctcctcaccatcatgtgctacgaccgctatgttgccatctgcaaacccctgcactacgggaccctcctgggcagcagagcttgtgcccacatggcagcagctgcctgggccagtgccTTTCTctatgctctgctgcacacagccaatacattttccctgcccctgtgccatggcaatgccctgggccagttcttctgtgaaatcccccagattctcaagctctcctgctcataTTCTGATCTTAGGAAACTTGGTCTTCTTGTGGTTAATGCCTGTTTAggatttgcttgttttgtttatattgttttctcctatgtgcagatcttcagggctgtgctgaggatcccctctgagcagggaaggcacaaagccttttccacgtgcctccctcacctggctgtggtctccctgtttctcagcacatcattttttgcctacctgaagcctcctTCCATCTCCTCCCTATCCCTTGATCTTGTGGTGGCAGTTCTTTATTCAGTGGTACCTCCAGCCatgaaccccctcatctacagcctgagaaacAAGGAACTTAAGGATGCCCTTTGGAAACTAATGATTGGACACAATTCAGAAGCAAAAACTGCCTGATTTCATGTGCAAAACACTCATAGAGAAACTCACTATACACTCAACACGCCTTCTCAGGTTTTTGGTGGTgattatgtgggtttttttgctttttttttctgctgctgaagtggTGTGCAACTTACTTCTACTTTTGATCCCCATTTTTCCATAAATTCTCTATCCTTAATATTTTATCTGGAGACTGGGTAAATGAGGGAATGTTCTCTTTGCatatttaagcaaaataaaagttacTTGTGTAGTTTGTTTTTCCGAGTTCCTTCCTCTGAGACCACAGCAAGGCCAATGGCAGTtcctgtttgcagagagagtcccagcacagcagcattgccagggagcagcagagctttgtcacatcctgctgtgtgtctgttctgggatcacaggcagggacaggccatggacACTtgagggacacagctgggctccaaaACAGCAGTTACATGAGGAAAGGGGTtctcctgagggcagagcaggaaggcTTTGGACTTCTTCCAAAGTAACTTTCAATAACATGTCCAAGGAAACAGACTCTAAAGAGGCTCCTTGTGTTGCTTGTTGTCCATGGGACTCAGTGTGATGAGATCAGTGTCCTAGCACGGCCTTCAAGGATCTTAGTGCTGCTTTAGGGTTTGCTGTTTGTTGCCAGTGACAAGGACATGGTGAATGATCTGTGATTAATCCTCGAGGGACTCTACAACTTGTGACAGACCTGCCTTCTATTGAAGAGACTTGGGAGGGGCCAGGAGAACTCAGGGGACCTGCAGAGACAGTTTGTGCCAAGGAGTCAGCAAGAAATGCAGCACAGTGAGAACAGGCCTTTCAGGTGTGGGGTCACCCAGAGATGATATTCTACATCTGAGTGTGAACTGAAAAAGGGGAGCTCTGCAACCCCAGAGACCACGGCAGGCACTGGAAAAGGAGTCTGGTGAGGGCTTCATGTTCTGGTCAGTGAAGGTTCATAGATTAGatccagtgcagcccccagacccatctcccagcactggcacaaggcagggcccctctaagCACCCTCTGTGGCCACACAAGAGCTGGTGTGGCAGGTggtcagtggcagggaccaccatcagctggctctgcctcccagtttgaccagcacagctcagcagagtccccccatggccctgggcaccacagcccccgtgccctgcagagcagcacccccagctcaggggctgtggggagcacgtggaggggctgcaggaatggctggtcaggccagcacagacgtgttcccctggggaaaggctctgtggggagatgggatgtgtcagaagagcaggacagcctgtgtgtgcagaggagacatggaaagaggctgccctgtccctggggcagcaggagctgcctgaggaaCCTTTGGGGCTGCATCTCTCCTGTTGtcctggggagcagggctggccttGGGGCTGTAGGAGCTGCCTGAGCTGATCATCTCCTGAGCATTCCACTCACAGGGTCACTGTCCCTGACCTCCATTTCCTCCATTTCTTGGTGCAGGGCAACATgactgggctgctctgctggacgggggaaggggcagggagatggggggaccagagaggggctggactgggaagGGCCAGGGAGAGGAAAACCCCCCCTGTTGATCTGAAGTTTGTGaatgtgcagggtgggggctctgcagggctgaggtacCTCCAGCCCCtgacagtggcagcaggagttcaaggagacactgcacctgctgccaggaactgtctgtgtgtgcaagggaaggactcgtgtctctgaacagccctgggggtgtgagcagggcatgagcacagctcaggtgtgggcacctgtcagagccctgacacTTCTGGCTGTGACTCCAGGAACAACCTCCACTGCTGCAGTGAAATTCATCTCACAGGCCTCACATAGTTCCATTGCAAATGTCCCTGTCTCCTCAATTGccctcctctgcctttctgtcCCTTTCATCCCACACCAGGAAAGCAGCCTGGGGACCATCTCACCTGAgcagtcagagaggctctgtgagcaggaggggcagtgtTCTCTAGAAGGTGCTTTTGTCCCCTTTGACATGGCCCAGAGCACAACTTGGGACtatgaaaacattcccaggcatGAACAGCTTGGAGAGATCTTTGAAGGCAGAAATTGAGAGAGGAAGAATAAAAGAGGCAAAATTAGAGATATGAAACCTGCCCAAAGAGTTTCAggagcttctctgagcaatttTCCTGCATTCAAATAATTGGTAGGAAATGTacaatgatgaaaaataattacacaagaattttcacataaacagtGAGTGAATCAGATTAGTACATGTATGTGGTGTTGTcactggaaaaaatatgaaaagtcattgaaattaaaaataaacaaacaaacaaactcgACCTTGTAATGACAGGCCAGgaagtctttaaaaattatcaacTTCTGACTGCAGAGGTTTCAGATGTGTCCTAAAATCCACACTCCTGCCTTCAGGCCATGacctcccagagcagccaccCAGTTGGTCACTGTCCCAGAGATGCCCCGGGGCAGCTCAAGTACCCAAGGGTGAAAAGTCCCCCAGGGTGTGTGTGAGCCCttgtggagcaggagctggtgggcaggaagggaccagctggggagggcagggaatcCCCCACCTCCAGCAatgctggccaggctgaggagggtcctctccagcacagcagaacatcctgtcccctggagggctgtgctgtcaggtgtgttcccagggACTGACCGGCCAAGgtgggcaggcagatgctcaggggtCATGAAGGgcatcacaaagctgagcccatccaaGTGAAGGATTTAGGTGAGTCAGGAGGAAGTGGGACAAAAGGGTTGGAGTatttgggggagggaagaagagatggccaaaagagaggaaagatttaATGAGGTACAAACAGGTTCAGTTCATGCGGAGGGTGCTAAAATAAGGATTATGCAAACACTCCTGATGGACCTTCACCTAAACTTTGTGAACCATTGCAACTTCTGTTAGGATGTGAATATAACTTGATTCCCCTATTTTTACCTCCAGTCATTTTCtctcagaaacaaaaggaaCTCTGGGactctgtggaaactcatggaatcaagggtCCTTTGTGACACGTTAGGTCCTTATGGAGCCAAAGGAActctgggacactgtggaatgCCTTGTTATCAATCCAGTGGCcattctgacacttgggaacTCCATGGAATCAAGGTTCTATTGTGACACAGCAGGACCTCATGGAAACCAAAGCccattgtgacactgtggagcctcatggaaggaaaagggaCTCTGTGAGgctgtggagcctcatggaatcaGGAGATCATTGTGACACTCCAGGGCCTCATGGACTCCAAGGAGTcttgggacactgcagaaactcatggaatcaaggAGTCATTGTTAAACTGAGGGGCCTTATGAAGCCAAAGAGACAATTGTGACagtgcagaacctcatggaatcaaaggaatcctgggacACTCTGGAATCTGATGTAATCATTGTGCAATTGTAACACTGGGGAAACACATGGAACCAATGGGCCATTGTGACATATGAAGCCTCGTTGAAGCAAAGGAGTCCTGAGACCTTTGGATTCATAGAATCAAGGGACCATTGTCAAGCTGTCAGGGAATCAAAATGCCATTTTGACACTTCAAggcctcatggaaccaaggGAATCCTGGGGCACTGAGGAAccttatggaaatattttgcctctggctgagctgcagttcatgtccccacagcagcccacccagtgctgtgctttgcactgggAGCTGGACAGGGGTTGAGAACACAGCAGtgttgtggctgctgctgagcagggctggcacagcatcagctctGCAACATTCCTTCCCCAGTCgagggcaagatcctgggaggggacacagccaggccagcagagccagactgaccaaagggatattccagaccatgtgACATCAGCTCAGGTATCAAAGCTgaggaaagcagaaggaatGGGGGTTTTCATTGTTTACAATATTTGCCTGCTGATCAGCCACCCCATGTGCCAAAGCCTGGCTTCCTGGGAGGGGGCCGGACATCTCTGCTGATGGGATGTAGAGAATAAACCTGGTTATTTTCCTCTCCACTTGTGCACTCAAACTGTGGCTTTTGATTTAATAAATGCCTTATCCCAA
This genomic window contains:
- the LOC139684032 gene encoding olfactory receptor 14A16-like; translation: MPNSSSISHFLLLPLADTRQLQLLHLWLFLGISLAALLGNGLIISAVASDHHLHTPMHFFLLNLSLTDLGSICTTVPKAMHNSLWDTRTISYAGCAAETFLLIFFLRTELSLLTIMCYDRYVAICKPLHYGTLLGSRACAHMAAAAWASAFLYALLHTANTFSLPLCHGNALGQFFCEIPQILKLSCSYSDLRKLGLLVVNACLGFACFVYIVFSYVQIFRAVLRIPSEQGRHKAFSTCLPHLAVVSLFLSTSFFAYLKPPSISSLSLDLVVAVLYSVVPPAMNPLIYSLRNKELKDALWKLMIGHNSEAKTA